The segment TTAGTCAACAAGTTAATATACGTGATCTTCAATGTTATTCCCATTAACTCATTAGATGCCTTATTTAACTCCTTTTACTATTTAATATTCTATATAATATTCCTTCCTATTAAAAGTTAAGAACACCACTACTATTACTTTTCTTGCTCTGTTTTCTGATATTAATATGAAGGTATATCATAATTTCTATTTAATGATAACCTCACAAGCAAAATTAGAAAAAATAGATCAAATATTCAATTATTAATTGACCTTGAGATTCAGGCCCACCCAACTTTGGGTATATACAAATATACTGTATATACAGTCCCCAAGATACCCTTGATTACTTACTTAATTTTTTTATTATTTTTTTATCAAAACATTTTTTTTATGTAATTTAAATATCATAACAATGGTTGAATTGATTTATAAGATTGGAGTTTTAGGGCATGATTAACGTAAAAGTCATTAAAAAAGTTGAAAAAAACAAAAACATTATTACAGAAACCTCTTTCTCAGATCCTGCAGATATTATCTTAACTTATCCCACACCTGAAATGAACTTTATGACCTACTGGAATGAATATGATGAAATATTTAAGAATATACAAAATGGAATAATCATATTTAAGCCTATAAATAATGGAGAAAATTTTATAGTAAAATATTGTAATCCATCCATCATATCATCCATACCACGTAATAGAGAAAAAATCATAGGAAAAAAAATCACAGAATTATTCCCTAAAATAAATGAAACAGGTATTCTAAAAAGTATAAAAGAAGTAAATAAAACCAGTAAACCCTGCAATTGTGATATAATCATAAATGAAGATAACAAACTAAGACACTGGTCCGAAAACCACATCTCCAAACTAAGCTCAGACAATATCCTCCTTGTTCACAACCGAATCACAGAACTAAAAAAATACAAAGAACTCTACTTAAATACAATTAATAATTCTGAGCATGCTATAGCAATATTCCAAAAAAACCACATCAAACTAATAAACAATAAATTCTCCCAGATAACAGGTTACTCCCCAGAAGAAATCTACAACATGACCCCAAAAGATATAAATAAAATTTTCTCAAAAAACCCGACAAATAATATAAAATGTCTAAATGAACTAATCACAGGTAAAGATATATTTAAACAAAAAGAATTCATCTTTACCCACAAAAATGGAGAAAAACGTTGGGTGAACTGCCATTCCATCCGAACAAAACATAACAACCAACCTGCTGTTCAAATAACATTAATAGACATAACAGAACGTGTAAAAACACAAAAAGAACTAAAAAAAGCTTTAGCTGAAAAAGAGTTATTAATGCGTGAAATGAACCACAGAATCAAAAACAACCTGCAACTAATCATAAGTTTACTTAGTTTACAATCCAATTATGAAACAAGTTCTGATCCTCAGGAAATTTTAAGAAAAGCTCAAAGCAGAATCAAATCCATGGCATTAACACATGAAAAAATCTACAAATCATCAGATCTAAAACATATCAATATTAAAAGGGCTTTCACCAAATTTA is part of the Methanobacterium aggregans genome and harbors:
- a CDS encoding PAS domain-containing sensor histidine kinase, with translation MINVKVIKKVEKNKNIITETSFSDPADIILTYPTPEMNFMTYWNEYDEIFKNIQNGIIIFKPINNGENFIVKYCNPSIISSIPRNREKIIGKKITELFPKINETGILKSIKEVNKTSKPCNCDIIINEDNKLRHWSENHISKLSSDNILLVHNRITELKKYKELYLNTINNSEHAIAIFQKNHIKLINNKFSQITGYSPEEIYNMTPKDINKIFSKNPTNNIKCLNELITGKDIFKQKEFIFTHKNGEKRWVNCHSIRTKHNNQPAVQITLIDITERVKTQKELKKALAEKELLMREMNHRIKNNLQLIISLLSLQSNYETSSDPQEILRKAQSRIKSMALTHEKIYKSSDLKHINIKRAFTKFTEEIFNIYNVNKTITLNMDVEDLEIETDTITPLLLIINELLTNTIKYAFPHNEKGTINLTLKSQENNLILTYFDNGIGIPETIDIHNSKTLGLTLINSLTSQINGTLQLTKNPKTTYTITFKEQKYKKRT